From Buchnera aphidicola (Periphyllus lyropictus), a single genomic window includes:
- the ftsY gene encoding signal recognition particle-docking protein FtsY, producing MSKNKKSFFFSFLDKINIFKKKKKISKKKIKEFKNNDICSKNLSKLNKKKLNLKKKNIFKNKFFYFFKKKFKETKDSLKNIFNNFFTSKKLNKKFLEKIKSKLLSCDINVKTTEKILENSIRNLNKEELKNSKLVYNSIINEMNKILNKVNKPVFSNKSPKIIVLVGVNGSGKTTTVFKLANLYKKKNKKVLVAAADTFRAAAIDQIKTLCIQNNISITYKKCNSDPASVVYDAVNKAISKKFDVLIVDTAGRLHTKINLMNELKKIITVIKKINKVGPSEIILTIDSCTGQNALVQTELFNKFLGITGLILTKFDGTAKGGIIFSITDQFSIPIRYITIGESIDDIYLFNKKDFVDSIFNN from the coding sequence ATGTCAAAAAATAAAAAAAGTTTTTTTTTTTCTTTTTTAGATAAAATTAACATTTTTAAAAAAAAAAAAAAAATATCTAAAAAAAAAATAAAAGAATTTAAGAATAATGATATCTGTAGTAAAAATTTATCTAAGTTAAATAAAAAAAAATTAAATTTAAAAAAAAAAAATATATTTAAAAATAAATTTTTTTATTTTTTCAAAAAAAAATTTAAAGAAACTAAAGATAGTTTAAAAAATATTTTTAATAATTTTTTTACAAGTAAAAAGTTAAATAAAAAATTTTTAGAAAAAATTAAATCAAAATTATTATCTTGTGATATAAATGTTAAAACTACAGAAAAAATATTAGAAAATTCTATAAGAAATTTAAATAAAGAAGAATTAAAAAATTCAAAATTAGTGTATAATTCAATTATTAATGAAATGAATAAAATTTTAAATAAAGTTAATAAACCAGTTTTTTCAAATAAAAGTCCTAAAATTATTGTTTTAGTTGGAGTAAACGGATCTGGAAAAACTACCACAGTTTTTAAATTAGCTAATTTATATAAAAAGAAAAATAAAAAAGTTTTAGTAGCTGCAGCGGATACTTTTAGAGCTGCTGCAATTGATCAAATTAAAACATTATGTATACAAAATAATATTTCAATTACTTATAAAAAATGTAATTCTGATCCAGCTTCTGTAGTTTATGATGCTGTTAATAAAGCTATTTCAAAAAAATTTGATGTTTTAATTGTTGATACTGCTGGAAGATTACATACTAAAATAAATTTAATGAATGAATTAAAGAAAATTATTACAGTTATTAAAAAAATTAATAAAGTTGGACCTTCAGAAATAATTTTAACTATTGATTCTTGTACTGGTCAAAATGCTTTAGTTCAAACTGAATTATTTAATAAATTTTTAGGAATTACGGGTTTAATATTAACTAAGTTTGATGGTACAGCAAAAGGAGGTATTATTTTTTCAATAACAGATCAGTTTTCTATTCCTATTCGATATATTACTATAGGAGAATCTATAGATGATATTTATTTATTTAATAAAAAAGATTTTGTTGATTCAATATTTAATAATTAA
- the rsmD gene encoding 16S rRNA (guanine(966)-N(2))-methyltransferase RsmD, with translation MKKKKSFKKNSLNIIGGKFKRKKINIKHSNELRPTKNFIRETLFNWLKKYIYNSKCLDCFSGSGILGIESISRNAKLVTALEINKKHVQYIKKNLKKLKIKKMKVIHANTVKWLYKKKFQYDIIFLDPPYNNNYLLKKSIFLLEKKKWIKKNGIIYIEKKRNKKKIIIPKNWIIKKKKKTKKIEYKIYLKK, from the coding sequence ATGAAAAAAAAAAAAAGTTTTAAAAAAAATAGTTTAAATATTATTGGTGGTAAATTTAAAAGAAAAAAAATAAATATTAAACATTCAAATGAACTACGACCAACTAAAAATTTTATTCGAGAAACTTTATTTAATTGGTTAAAAAAATATATTTATAATTCAAAATGTTTAGACTGTTTTTCTGGAAGTGGAATTTTAGGAATAGAATCAATATCTAGAAATGCAAAATTAGTAACTGCATTAGAAATAAATAAAAAACATGTTCAATATATAAAAAAAAACTTAAAAAAATTAAAAATAAAAAAAATGAAAGTAATTCATGCAAATACAGTAAAATGGTTATATAAAAAAAAATTTCAATACGATATAATTTTTCTTGATCCTCCCTACAATAATAATTATTTGTTAAAAAAATCAATATTTTTATTAGAAAAAAAAAAATGGATAAAGAAAAATGGAATAATTTATATAGAAAAAAAAAGAAATAAAAAAAAAATAATTATTCCTAAAAATTGGATAATTAAAAAAAAAAAAAAAACAAAAAAAATAGAATATAAAATATATTTAAAAAAATAA
- a CDS encoding ATP-binding protein, whose translation MNNSIYLINRIKSIIPSHVKPKFLNEKDLLNWNKKQGYLSSKSILRKNKALKMQKILKNSGIQKLYINCSFSNYKISNPGQEKVLNSSKKYVINFEKDFSNFIFSGNPGTGKNHLASAIGNYLILHGKKILIITIANLMSKIKNTFNKNNESSESLLIDKISKIDLLIIDEIGIQKSSEYEKIIIHQIIDRRSASKKSTGMLSNLNYQKLHELLGERIIDRMKLGNSIWLNFYWKSYRSYVKIKK comes from the coding sequence ATGAATAATTCAATATATTTAATAAATCGAATAAAATCTATTATACCATCTCATGTTAAACCAAAATTTTTAAATGAAAAAGATTTACTAAATTGGAATAAAAAACAAGGTTATCTTTCTTCAAAATCAATATTAAGAAAAAATAAAGCATTAAAAATGCAAAAAATATTAAAAAATTCAGGAATTCAAAAACTATATATAAATTGTTCTTTTTCAAATTATAAAATCTCTAATCCAGGACAAGAAAAAGTATTAAATTCTTCAAAAAAATATGTAATTAATTTTGAAAAAGATTTTTCAAATTTTATATTTTCTGGAAATCCAGGAACTGGAAAAAATCATCTAGCTTCAGCTATAGGAAATTATTTAATTTTACATGGAAAAAAAATATTAATTATAACAATTGCTAATTTAATGTCCAAAATAAAAAATACATTTAATAAAAATAATGAATCTAGTGAATCTTTATTAATAGATAAAATCAGTAAAATAGATTTACTTATAATTGATGAAATTGGTATTCAAAAATCTTCAGAGTATGAAAAAATTATTATTCATCAAATTATAGATAGACGTTCAGCATCTAAAAAATCAACAGGTATGTTATCAAATTTAAATTATCAAAAATTACATGAATTATTAGGAGAAAGAATTATTGACAGGATGAAATTAGGAAATAGTATATGGTTGAATTTTTACTGGAAAAGTTATAGATCATATGTAAAAATAAAAAAATAA
- the efp gene encoding elongation factor P, which yields MSKNYSINMFKPGLKVIIFKEPCIIKSSFFVKPGKGQAFSRLKFKSLLSGKIVETTFKSTDRLEKAEIKDLKAIYLYNNHSFWYFMDNTNFNEIIVSKDLLKNTRFWLIPQCKCVLTIWKKEVISVSVDNFVNLTVIKTSPSIKKNSINNSIKLAILNTGISVKVPYFIKNNDLIKVDTRTSKYVSRIK from the coding sequence ATGTCAAAAAATTATTCAATAAATATGTTTAAACCTGGTTTAAAAGTAATTATTTTTAAAGAACCATGTATTATTAAAAGCAGTTTTTTTGTAAAACCAGGAAAAGGTCAAGCTTTTTCTCGTTTAAAATTTAAAAGTCTTCTTTCTGGAAAGATAGTTGAAACTACTTTTAAATCTACTGATCGTTTAGAAAAAGCTGAAATTAAAGATTTAAAAGCAATATATTTATATAACAATCATTCTTTTTGGTATTTTATGGATAATACTAATTTTAATGAAATTATTGTTTCTAAAGATTTATTAAAAAATACAAGATTTTGGTTAATACCTCAATGTAAATGTGTTTTAACAATATGGAAAAAGGAAGTTATTTCAGTTTCTGTAGATAATTTTGTTAATTTAACTGTTATTAAAACTTCTCCATCAATTAAAAAAAATTCTATTAATAATAGTATAAAATTAGCAATCTTAAATACAGGTATATCTGTAAAAGTTCCATATTTTATAAAAAATAACGATCTTATTAAAGTAGATACTAGAACTAGTAAGTATGTTTCTAGAATTAAATAA
- the groL gene encoding chaperonin GroEL (60 kDa chaperone family; promotes refolding of misfolded polypeptides especially under stressful conditions; forms two stacked rings of heptamers to form a barrel-shaped 14mer; ends can be capped by GroES; misfolded proteins enter the barrel where they are refolded when GroES binds), translating into MAAKDVKFGNEARTKMLRGVNILADAVKVTLGPKGRNVVLDKSFGAPSITKDGVSVAREIELEDKFENMGAQMVKEVASKANDVAGDGTTTATLLAQSIVNEGLKAVAAGMNPMDLKRGIDKAVIQAVKELKKLSVPCSNSKAITQVGTISANADETVGSLISEAMEKVGNDGVITVEEGTGLEDELEVVKGMQFDRGYLSPYFINKTETGIVELDNPYILMADKKISNIRELLPVLEAVAKSGKPLLIISEDLEGEALATLVVNSMRGIVKIAAVKAPGFGDRRKAMLQDISILTSGTVISEDLAMDLEKTTLEDLGQAKRVVITKDSTTIIGGLGKKSDIKERILNIRQQIIDSTSDYDKEKLNERLAKLSGGVAVLKVGAATEVEMKEKKARVEDALHATRAAVEEGVVAGGGVALVRVAAKISTMIGENEDQNVGIRVALRSMEAPLRQIVENSGEEPSVVTNNVKDGKRNYGYNAATDQYGDMINFGILDPTKVTRSALQYAASVAGLMITTECMVTDSPKEDKSSDMPSPSSGGMGGMNGMM; encoded by the coding sequence ATGGCAGCTAAAGATGTGAAATTTGGTAACGAAGCTCGTACAAAAATGCTTCGTGGAGTGAATATATTAGCAGATGCAGTAAAAGTAACTTTAGGACCAAAAGGGAGAAATGTAGTTTTAGATAAATCTTTTGGAGCACCTAGTATTACAAAAGATGGAGTTTCAGTTGCAAGAGAAATAGAATTAGAAGACAAATTTGAGAATATGGGTGCACAAATGGTTAAAGAAGTAGCATCAAAAGCAAATGATGTTGCTGGAGATGGAACTACTACAGCTACTTTACTAGCTCAGTCAATTGTGAACGAAGGTTTAAAAGCAGTAGCAGCTGGAATGAATCCAATGGATTTAAAAAGAGGAATTGATAAAGCTGTTATTCAAGCAGTAAAAGAATTAAAAAAATTATCTGTTCCATGTTCAAATTCTAAAGCTATTACTCAAGTAGGAACTATTTCAGCTAATGCTGATGAAACAGTAGGATCTTTAATTTCTGAAGCTATGGAAAAAGTTGGAAATGATGGAGTAATTACTGTAGAAGAAGGTACTGGTTTAGAAGATGAATTAGAAGTAGTAAAAGGAATGCAATTTGATAGAGGTTATTTGTCTCCTTATTTTATTAATAAAACTGAAACAGGAATTGTAGAATTAGATAATCCTTATATATTAATGGCAGATAAGAAAATTTCTAATATAAGAGAATTGTTACCTGTATTAGAAGCAGTTGCGAAATCAGGAAAACCTTTATTAATTATTTCTGAAGATTTAGAAGGTGAAGCTTTAGCAACTCTTGTTGTAAATTCGATGAGAGGAATTGTTAAAATTGCTGCAGTTAAAGCTCCTGGTTTTGGAGATAGAAGAAAAGCAATGCTACAAGATATTTCAATATTAACTTCTGGAACAGTTATTTCTGAAGATTTAGCTATGGATTTAGAAAAAACTACTTTAGAAGATTTAGGTCAAGCTAAAAGAGTGGTTATTACAAAAGATTCTACAACTATTATTGGTGGTTTAGGAAAAAAATCGGATATAAAAGAACGAATTTTAAATATTCGTCAACAAATAATAGATTCAACTTCAGATTACGATAAAGAAAAATTAAATGAAAGATTAGCAAAATTATCTGGTGGAGTTGCTGTATTAAAAGTAGGAGCAGCTACAGAAGTTGAAATGAAAGAGAAAAAAGCACGTGTAGAAGACGCTTTACATGCTACTCGAGCAGCTGTAGAAGAAGGAGTTGTTGCTGGAGGAGGTGTTGCTTTAGTTCGTGTAGCAGCAAAAATATCTACTATGATCGGAGAAAATGAAGATCAAAATGTAGGAATTAGAGTTGCTTTAAGATCTATGGAAGCTCCTTTGCGTCAAATTGTTGAAAATTCTGGAGAAGAACCATCAGTTGTTACAAATAATGTAAAAGATGGTAAAAGAAATTATGGATATAATGCAGCTACTGATCAATATGGAGATATGATTAATTTTGGAATATTAGATCCTACTAAAGTAACTCGATCAGCTCTTCAATATGCAGCTTCTGTTGCAGGTTTAATGATTACTACAGAATGTATGGTTACTGATTCTCCTAAAGAAGATAAATCTTCTGATATGCCTTCTCCATCTTCAGGTGGAATGGGTGGAATGAACGGGATGATGTAA
- a CDS encoding co-chaperone GroES, with amino-acid sequence MKIRPLHDRIVIKRQEVESKSAGGIVLTGSAANKSTRGKVLAVGNGRILDNGKIKKLDVKVNDIVIFNEGYGAKIEKINNEEVLILNESDILAIIES; translated from the coding sequence ATGAAAATACGCCCTTTACATGATCGTATTGTTATAAAACGCCAAGAAGTAGAATCTAAATCTGCAGGTGGAATTGTTTTAACTGGTTCAGCAGCTAATAAATCTACTCGTGGAAAAGTATTAGCTGTAGGTAATGGAAGAATTTTAGATAATGGTAAAATAAAAAAATTAGATGTAAAAGTAAACGATATAGTTATTTTTAATGAAGGTTATGGAGCTAAGATAGAAAAAATTAATAATGAAGAAGTTTTAATTTTAAATGAAAGTGATATTTTAGCAATAATAGAATCATAA
- the mnmE gene encoding tRNA uridine-5-carboxymethylaminomethyl(34) synthesis GTPase MnmE — MFDTIISQITPPGIGGVYIIRISGKKSYLVSKCVLGKLLKPRYATYLKFLDVNKEILDQGIAIWYPSPKSFTGEDVLELQGHGNNFIANLLLKRILKIPNIRLANPGEFSKRAFLNKKIDLIQAEAISDLINANSEASVKASLKSLNGDFSKNIFKIVSKIKKFRVFLEAKLNFSEEDIEINIRKNVLKKIIKIISYLKDILFISNNGILLKEGIKVVIAGFPNSGKSSLFNLLSKKKSSIVTNIKGTTRDLIKNNIYFNKNLIKLVDTAGFRETKDKIEKIGINLAKKEINKANILFFLIDINKNKKEQLNDFFNFIKNISSKIHILLILNKIDLTNLNSKITQFNKIDSIYLSIKKKIGLNIFYKYFKNTLKKFNNFSNESVFISRQRHIEEIKLAINEMLLAKSEWKDNENYEILAYFLKNTQNYLNKITGLISSDDILNDIFSNFCIGK; from the coding sequence ATGTTTGATACAATCATTTCACAAATTACTCCTCCAGGAATTGGCGGAGTTTATATTATAAGAATTTCTGGAAAAAAATCTTATTTAGTTTCTAAATGTGTGTTAGGAAAATTATTAAAACCTAGATATGCTACTTATTTAAAATTTTTAGATGTTAATAAAGAAATTCTTGATCAAGGAATTGCAATTTGGTATCCTTCTCCTAAATCTTTTACAGGGGAAGATGTTCTTGAATTACAAGGACATGGAAATAATTTTATAGCTAATTTATTATTAAAGAGAATTTTAAAAATACCTAATATTAGATTAGCTAATCCTGGAGAATTTTCTAAAAGAGCTTTTTTAAATAAAAAAATAGATTTAATTCAAGCTGAAGCAATATCTGATTTAATTAATGCTAATTCTGAAGCTTCAGTTAAAGCATCTTTAAAATCATTAAATGGTGATTTTTCTAAAAATATTTTTAAAATAGTTTCAAAAATAAAAAAATTTAGAGTTTTTTTAGAAGCAAAATTAAATTTTTCTGAAGAAGATATAGAAATTAATATAAGAAAAAATGTTTTAAAAAAAATTATAAAAATTATTTCTTATTTAAAAGATATTTTATTTATTTCAAATAATGGAATTTTATTAAAAGAGGGAATTAAAGTAGTAATTGCTGGATTTCCAAATTCAGGAAAATCAAGTTTATTTAATTTATTATCTAAAAAAAAATCTTCTATTGTTACTAATATTAAAGGAACTACAAGAGATTTAATTAAAAATAACATATATTTTAATAAAAATTTAATAAAATTAGTTGATACTGCAGGTTTTCGGGAAACTAAAGATAAAATAGAAAAAATTGGAATAAATTTAGCAAAAAAAGAAATAAATAAAGCTAATATATTATTTTTTTTAATAGATATTAATAAAAATAAAAAAGAACAATTAAATGATTTTTTTAATTTTATAAAAAATATTTCTTCTAAAATACATATTTTATTGATTTTAAATAAAATTGATTTAACTAATTTAAATTCTAAAATTACTCAATTTAATAAAATTGATTCGATTTATCTTTCAATAAAAAAAAAAATTGGTTTAAATATTTTTTATAAATATTTTAAAAATACTTTAAAAAAATTTAATAATTTCTCTAACGAAAGTGTATTTATATCTAGACAAAGACATATAGAAGAAATAAAATTAGCAATAAATGAAATGTTGTTAGCAAAATCTGAATGGAAAGATAATGAGAATTATGAAATATTAGCGTATTTTTTAAAAAATACTCAAAATTATTTAAACAAAATTACTGGATTAATTAGTTCTGATGATATTTTAAATGATATTTTTTCTAATTTTTGTATTGGAAAATAA